The sequence ACTATTTCACGAACCTTATCTGGAGTGAATGCAATTCTTCCAAGTAAGGATATGATAATTTCATTTTGTTTAATTAACTTTTTAATGTCTTCGTCGCACATTTCTCTTCTCATGTTTTTTCCTTTATTTGCTTCCTTTTTCTCTTTGATCATTTGATAAATTCGTCTAGGATTTTTACTTATTATCTCGTGCGATGTTTTCATTATTTCTTTACGAATCATACCACCTTCACATAAAAGATTTTATTTCCTTTCCTCTCAGATTTTATTAAACCACCATTTTCTAGCTCCTTTAAATATCGGCTAATCAAGGGTTGAGGTTTTGCTAGCTCCTTTGAAATCTCTAATACTGTATGCTTTCCATCACAAAGATCATATACTTTAGCTCTAAGATCAGAAGCGAGTAATCTACTTTTCGACATTTCAATCATACTCTTTTGTCCTAATCTTAATAGCGAAATGATGTCGCTCAATTTAGAGGATATTTCTTCAAGTACTTCTATTATCTCTTTTTTATTTTTTGGCATCCAGACACCTTTATAAGTAATATAACTTATATAACTTATATTTAAGTTTTAATGACTATTAAATTTTTAAATCCCTTTCAATTCTTCCGAATTTCTTAATCCATTAAATAAGTTTCAAGTTTTACCATTTTTCAAAGGAAGAGCATTTTTTTCTAATAGTAGTAGTTTTAAAGCCTCGAAGTAAATAAACATTAAGCAAGATATTTTCTCTTTAATCATTAAAGTGCTTATAACATTTATATCACTTAACTTAAAAAATGATATAGATTTCCGTGAAATTATTTCATTTATGGGAAGATTTCTAAAAAATATAATAAGAAGAAATAAAAATAGGTTTAACAAATTACAAATAGGAAAGAAAGGTATGTGAGGTATAAAAATATGAAAAAAGAGAGAATTAATTATCAAAAAGACGTTAGAGATCTTCTAATTATCCTCCTTCTGGCATGTGGTATAGAAGCAAAGACTATTGCCAAGGTTTTAGGTGTAGTTCCGAGCGCGATTACAAACAGGTTTCCAGTAACAGAA is a genomic window of Nitrososphaerota archaeon containing:
- a CDS encoding ArsR family transcriptional regulator; the protein is MPKNKKEIIEVLEEISSKLSDIISLLRLGQKSMIEMSKSRLLASDLRAKVYDLCDGKHTVLEISKELAKPQPLISRYLKELENGGLIKSERKGNKIFYVKVV